In Microtus ochrogaster isolate Prairie Vole_2 chromosome 4, MicOch1.0, whole genome shotgun sequence, one genomic interval encodes:
- the Smpd3 gene encoding sphingomyelin phosphodiesterase 3 has product MVLYTTPFPNSCLSALHAVSWALIFPCYWLVDRLVASFIPTTYEKRQRADDPCCLQLFCTVLFTPVYLALLVAALPFAFLGFIFWSPLQSARRPYSYSRLEDKSPAGGAALLSEWKGTGGGKSFCFASANVCLLPDSLARLNNVFNTQARAKEIGQRIRNGAARPQIKIYIDSPTNTSISAASFSSLVSPQGSDGARAVPGSIKRTASVEYKGDGGRHPNDEAANGPASGDPADGSLEDSCIVRIGSDEGGRPPEADDPATGSQARNGAGGPPKGQTPNHNQRDGDSGSLGSPSASRESLVKARAGQDVGGSGEPGVNSKLLYKTSVVKKAAARRRRHPDEAFDHEVSAFFPANLDFLCLQEVFDKRAAAKLKEQLHGYFEYILYDVGVYGCHGCCNFKCLNSGLFFASRYPVMDVAYHCYPNGCSFDALASKGALFLKVQVGSTPQDQRIVGYIACTHLHAPPEDSAVRCEQLDLLQDWLADFRKSTSSSSTANPEELVVFDIICGDLNFDNCSSDDKLEQQHSLFTRYKDPCRLGPGEEKPWAIGTLLDINGLYDEDVCTPDNLQKVLESEEGRREYLAFPTSKSPGAGQKGRKDLLKGNGRRIDYMLHAEEGLCPDWKAEVEEFSFITQLSGLTDHLPVAMRLMVSAGEEEA; this is encoded by the exons ATGGTTTTGTACACGACCCCCTTTCCTAATAGCTGTCTGTCTGCCCTCCACGCTGTGTCCTGGGCCCTCATCTTCCCATGTTACTGGCTGGTGGACCGGCTGGTGGCCTCCTTCATACCGACCACCTACGAGAAGCGCCAGAGGGCAGATGACCCCTGCTGCTTGCAGCTGTTCTGCACCGTGCTCTTCACGCCAGTCTACCTGGCTCTGCTGGTGGCTGCATTGCCTTTTGCCTTTCTTGGGttcatcttctggtctccactgcAGTCTGCCCGCCGGCCCTACTCCTACTCCCGCCTAGAGGACAAGAGCCCAGCTGGTGGGGCAGCCCTGCTCAGTGAATGGAAGGGCACAGGGGGAGGCAAAAGCTTTTGCTTTGCTTCAGCcaatgtctgcctcctccccgacTCGCTCGCGAGACTCAACAATGTTTTCAACACCCAAGCACGGGCCAAAGAGATTGGGCAGAGAATCCGCAATGGGGCCGCCCGGCCTCAGATCAAAATCTACATTGATTCTCCCACCAACACTTCCATCAGCGCAGCCAGCTTCAGCAGCCTTGTGTCTCCGCAGGGCAGTGATGGAGCCAGAGCTGTCCCTGGTAGCATTAAGAGGACGGCCTCTGTGGAATACAAGGGGGATGGTGGGCGTCACCCCAATGACGAGGCTGCCAACGGCCCAGCCTCTGGGGACCCGGCTGATGGCAGCCTTGAGGACAGCTGCATTGTGCGAATTGGTAGCGATGAAGGAGGCCGGCCACCGGAAGCTGACGACCCAGCTACTGGGAGCCAAGCCAGGAATGGGGCTGGCGGGCCCCCAAAGGGCCAGACGCCCAACCACAATCAGCGAGATGGGGAttctgggagcctaggcagccCCTCCGCCTCCAGGGAGTCCCTGGTGAAGGCCCGGGCAGGGCAAGATGTCGGTGGCAGCGGAGAGCCGGGAGTCAACAGCAAGCTCTTGTATAAGACGTCAGTGGTTAAGAAGGCAGCGGCCCGCAGGAGGCGGCACCCTGATGAAGCCTTTGACCACGAGGTCTCGGCCTTCTTCCCGGCCAATCTGGACTTCCTGTGCCTGCAGGAGGTGTTTGACAAGCGTGCAGCTGCTAAGTTGAAAGAGCAGCTACACGGCTACTTCGAGTACATCCTGTATGATGTTGGGGTCTACGGCTGCCATGGTTGCTGCAATTTCAAGTGTCTCAACAGTGGTCTCTTCTTTGCCAGCCGCTACCCTGTCATGGACGTGGCCTATCACTGTTACCCCAATGGGTGCAGCTTCGATGCCCTAGCCTCTAAGGGAGCTCTGTTTCTCAAG GTGCAGGTGGGAAGCACACCTCAGGACCAAAGAATTGTTGGGTACATcgcctgcacacacctgcatgccCCACCAG AGGACAGTGCCGTCCGGTGTGAGCAGCTGGACCTGCTTCAGGACTGGCTGGCTGATTTCCGAAAATCTACCTCCTCGTCCAGCACAGCCAACCCGGAGGAGCTGGTGGTGTTTGACATCATCTGTGGAGACCTGAACTTTGATAACTGCTCTTCTG ATGACAAACTGGAGCAGCAGCACTCACTGTTTACTCGCTACAAGGACCCCTGCCGCCTGGGGCCCGGGGAGGAGAAGCCCTGGGCCATTG GTACCCTGCTGGACATAAACGGTCTCTACGATGAGGATGTGTGTACCCCTGACAATCTTCAAAA GGTCTTGGAGAGTGAGGAAGGCCGCAGGGAGTATCTGGCCTTCCCTACCAGCAAGagcccaggggctgggcagaAGGGGCGGAAGGACCTGTTGAAGGGCAATGGCCGACGCATCGACTACATGCTGCATGCTGAGGAGGGGCTGTGCCCTGACTGgaaggct GAGGTAGAAGAATTCAGTTTTATCACCCAGCTCTCCGGCCTGACCGACCACCTCCCTGTGGCTATGCGGCTGATGGTGTCTGCAGGGGAAGAGGAGGCATAG